The Marinilabiliales bacterium genome includes a region encoding these proteins:
- a CDS encoding DUF1593 domain-containing protein, which translates to MKKPAITIITLLAILISCQMQPSTEKPTDQERIRTIILTDMTHDDGNSLIRYLYYSSWFDLEAMIVTNQLPDFNHDDTGPWDKAMGILDAYREELP; encoded by the coding sequence ATGAAAAAACCCGCAATTACCATCATCACCCTCCTGGCCATCCTTATTTCCTGCCAGATGCAACCTTCAACTGAAAAACCCACCGACCAGGAACGTATTCGAACGATCATCCTCACCGACATGACCCACGACGATGGCAATTCGCTCATCAGGTATCTTTACTATTCTTCCTGGTTCGATCTGGAAGCCATGATCGTAACCAACCAATTGCCCGATTTCAATCATGATGATACCGGTCCCTGGGATAAGGCCATGGGTATTCTGGATGCATACCGCGAAGAACTGCCTC